The genome window AAATCAAGGATAAAAAGATTGTATCGATCGAAGTGTTGTCTGTGGAAGGCGATGATGCAGCATTTTTTAATCGTGCGAAGAGCGTGATCGATAAGATGATCGCCGCGCAGAGCCTGGAGGTAGACGTGGTCTCCGGCGCGACTTATAGTTCTACAGCAATCATCGCGGCGTGTCAGGAAGCCCTGAAAAGTGCAGAGAAATAAAGGGGGCAATAGATAAAAATGAAAGAATTTTGGGTCAGGCTGATCAGTGTAGCAGCGATTGTGATTGCCCTGCTGGGATATAATAGTGTTCTGGAACTTAGGGCGAAGGAGGACGAAATCGCAAGGCTTGACGCCCGTCTTAAGACAGCGGAGCTTACTGGAAATCTGGCAAAGGAAGGGGAAGGAGAGGTTTCCTATCGCGACGGAACTTTTACCGGAGAGGCCCAGGGATTTGGAGGGCCGATCTCGGTCGAGGTACGCATCGAGAGTGGAAGGATCGAGGAGATACAGGTCGTATCCGCCAAGCAGGAAGACGGGGCTTATCTGGCAACAGCAAAAGATGTGATTCCTGTCATATTGGAAAAGCAATCGGCCGAGGTGGACGCCATAAGCGGAGCGACATTTAGTTCGACCGGAATCCGTGATGCCGTTGCAGAGGCGCTGGGAACGGCGATTCAGTAGGTGGAGGGCAAAATGAACATCAGAAATCTGACACGAAAAGAAAAAAAGAGTCTACATACTTGGGTCCGGAGGGTGGTACAGCTTTTGTTTTTTACATTTCTGCCATCAGTGTATACGGCGGCATTTTCCGGGGTAAAACAGATTTTTACCCAGATAGGGGCAGGACAAAAAAACGGGCTTACGGCATTTACTATAGTTTTGATTGTCATATGTATTTATACGATGATATTTGGCAGATTTTTCTGCGGATTTGCCTGCGCATTCGGAAGCCTGGGAGACTGGGCAAATACCGCGTTTACGACGTTGTGTAAGAAATGTGGGAAAAAGCCACCCAGGATCAGAAAAAAAATCCAGGAAAAGCTGTTGTATTTGAAATATGGGATTTTAACAATCATCGTATTGCTCTGTTTTGCCGGGGTTTATTCCCGGACAAAGATGCATTTACCTCTGCAACAAAAAATAAAACAAGAACCGGAACACTTGCGGGCGGTTCTTATCATACAAAGAGCGATGGAACCGAGGTCACCGGCATTACCTTCCCGGTCAAAGTGGGAGAAGGCGTAGACTTGTCGGCGTATAAAGAGGTCAAGGACTCTGACAGTGTGGATATTACGGTAACGAACCGCGGACAGACAAGCACGACCACTTATGTGGGAAAAGATGCATTGTTTGAAAACGAGAGCTATGCGTACTATGTTCTTGACGAGGTACCGGCATATTATAAAGAGGTGACGGCAAATGGCGGAAGCCTTTCCTTTGGACCTGTCGTTGGAGAAAAGAAGCAGGTATCTGCATCGGCGGAACTGGAGACACAGTCCAGTTATGGTGATTATCAGCTGGGGTTGGACGGAATTTCATGTAGTACAGAG of Roseburia hominis contains these proteins:
- a CDS encoding FMN-binding protein, producing the protein MQASEPEREERIEEQNTEPEGSFDLENGIYKGTGNGFAGKITVAVEIKDKKIVSIEVLSVEGDDAAFFNRAKSVIDKMIAAQSLEVDVVSGATYSSTAIIAACQEALKSAEK
- a CDS encoding FMN-binding protein, with the translated sequence MKEFWVRLISVAAIVIALLGYNSVLELRAKEDEIARLDARLKTAELTGNLAKEGEGEVSYRDGTFTGEAQGFGGPISVEVRIESGRIEEIQVVSAKQEDGAYLATAKDVIPVILEKQSAEVDAISGATFSSTGIRDAVAEALGTAIQ